The following coding sequences are from one Portunus trituberculatus isolate SZX2019 chromosome 32, ASM1759143v1, whole genome shotgun sequence window:
- the LOC123511991 gene encoding histidine-rich glycoprotein-like has protein sequence MNDSSTTHPTSPYHTWPHHTHFLPVPSSHLLKRPSHPHVFLGETGEYCPPHHAQVSAQEHSITQHHTALHSITQHHTAIHSITQHHTASLSITPSLTQHYTSHSITQHQTSSLIYTTLHSITRHNSITHTALHSITQHHSTTHKASHSITHIALHISTQHHPISPSPPHTPHLTPPRCVQYSHQVAETGITTGAV, from the exons ATGAATGACTCCAGCACAACACA CCCCACCTCACCCTACCACACCTGGCCCCACCACACCCACTTCTTACCTGTCCCATCCTCACACCTGTTAAAGCGACCCTCACATCCTCACGTGTTCCTTGGCGAGACAGGTGAATATTGCCCGCCACACCACGCACAG GTCTCAGCACAAGAACACAGCATCACACAGCATCACACAGCATTACACAGCATTACACAGCATCATACAGCAATACACAGCATCACACAGCATCACACAGCATCACTTAGCATCACTCCATCACTCACACAGCATTACACATCACACAGCATCACACAACATCAGACATCATCACTTATATATACAACTTTACACAGCATCACACGACATAACTCCATCACTCACACAGCATTACACAGCATCACACAGCATCACTCCACCACTCACAAAGCATCACACAGCATAACTCACATAGCATTACACATCTCCACACAGCACCACCCCATCAGCCCATCACCTCCCCACACTCCCCACCTCACCCCTCCCAGGTGTGTCCAGTATTCCCACCAGGTAGCAGAGACAGGTATTACCACAGGGGCAGTTTAG